A genomic stretch from Penicillium digitatum chromosome 4, complete sequence includes:
- a CDS encoding Amino acid transporter, transmembrane translates to MFDGKHAADGKVDGPLENDLEKKMKAKQLEPFGNEDTAEVKYRTMKWWHCGMLMIAENVSVGILSLPSAVATLGMVPAAIMILFVSALSWYTGYVIGQFKLRHPEVHSMGDAGEILMGPFGRELLGLGQLLLLIFLMASNILMFNILMNVLTDHGTCTLVFGVVGLIICFLGALPRTMDKVYWMSVISFLSVFVATVLTMVTVGVESKGHIKNEATTNVSFREGFLAVTNIIFAYLAHVAYFGFMSETEDPRTFNKSLAMLQIVDTVLYLVSALLIYHYVGPETATSPGVQSPAILSLSPLMGKIAWGLSIPTTILSGVVLGHVACKYIYVRMFRGSDKMHSRSFLSIGSWVGICLAVWVVAWVVAESIPVFNDLLSLISAVFGSWFSFGLPAIFWFYMNKGRYFQNWKKTVLTITNFLVLAIAFAICGLGLWVSGVAIHDDSVSKSWSCANTA, encoded by the exons ATGTTTGACGGAAAGCATGCCGCGGACGGTAAGGTCGATGGACCTCTCGAAAATGAtttggagaaaaaaatgaaGGCGAAGCAATTGGAGCCTTTTGGAAATGAAGATACTGCGGAGGTCAAGTATCGGACTATGAAATGGTG GCACTGTGGAATGC TCATGATCGCAGAGAATGTTTCTGTCGGAATTCTGTCCTTGCCATCCGCAGTTGCTACCCTTGGAATGGTTCC CGCTGCTATTATGATTCTGTTTGTCTCTGCTCTTTCTTGGTACACCGGCTATGTCATTGGCCAATTCAAACTTCGTCACCCTGAGGTTCACAGTATGGGAGATGCCGGCGAGATCTTGATGGGCCCTTTTGGCCGTGAGTTGCTAGGACTTGGTCAGCTTCTGCTGTTGATTTTCCTCATGGCGAGCAACATTTTGATGTTCAACATTTTAATGAATGTATTGACCGATCACGGTACCTGCACGTTGGTGTTTGGTGTCGTTGGACTGATCATCTGCTTTTTGGGCGCCTTGCCTCGTACTATGGACAAGGTCTACTGGATGTCCGTCATTT CATTCTTGAGTGTCTTTGTTGCGACGGTGTTGACCATGGTCACCGTGGGAGTGGAGAGCAAAGGACATATCAAGAACGAGGCCACCACAAATGTCAGCTTCCGAGAAGGCTTTTTGGCAGTGACAAACATTATTTTTGCTTACC TCGCCCACGTTGCGTACTTTGGCTTCATGTCTGAGACAGAAGACCCACGCACATTCAACAAGTCACTCGCCATGCTTCAAATCGTCGACACTGTCCTGTACCTTGTGAGTGCACTGCTCATCTATCATTACGTGGGACCGGAAACAGCCACCAGCCCCGGCGTTCAATCGCCTGCCATTCTCTCCCTTAGTCCGTTGATGGGCAAGATTGCCTGGGGTCTTTCAATTCCGACT ACTATTCTCTCTGGAGTTGTCTTGGGCCACGTCGCGTGCAAATACATATACGTGCGCATGTTCCGTGGATCCGATAAGATGCACAGCCGAAGCTTCCTATCGATTGGATCTTGGGTCGGCATCTGCCTCGCAGTTTGGGTTGTTGCCTGGGTCGTAGCGGAATCCATTCCTGTATTCAATGATCTTCTGAGTCTGATC AGTGCGGTATTTGGAAGTTGGTTCAGCT TTGGACTCCCTGCGATCTTTTGGTTCTATATGAACAAGGGTCGTTACTTCCAGAACTGGAAGAAGACTGTTTTGACGATAACCAATTTTTTGGTCTTGGCTATTGCATTTGCTATT TGTGGGTTGGGATTGTGGGTGTCAGGAGTCGCAATTCACGATGACTCCGTTTCCAAAAGTTGGTCTTGTGCCAATACTGCATGA